A segment of the Butyrivibrio fibrisolvens genome:
TTGGGCAATCTTCAGTAAGTGTATATATAGCAAGAATAGAATTATCTACTTCATTGCGCATAAGCGATGGCTTTGCATAATACGTATCCATGTTCTGCTTGTCATGGAGTAATTTTGAAAAAACAGTAAGATCCTTAGACTCACGCATCTTGTCACCCATATGTTTATCAATCCATATGGGCCACATGGTAGCTGTCATGATCCAAGCTCTTTCACCAAAATCGGACTTCTCTATTCCTTTTTGCAGTTCATCATAATTGAACTTAATAAAATCATCTTTTATTCCTAGAAGTTCTTCCAATGAGAACTTCTTATTATCTTCAACGTTAAGAATATCGAAGCTCTTATACTGTCTGCATATCTCCTTAGCGAGAGCAAAGAAGTCTTCGATTTCATATTGAGAAGTGGGCGTATTAATAGACATCTCTACGAGCGCATCATTATTCCCATCAAAGTAAATGCCACGTCCGATATGCTGCGGATTGTATAGAATACAAGAATTGTTCTGGTGCTTACCTTCATCCAATACGTAAAAATCATTGTACGTGCCGAACTTGAATTTGCAGTTTTCCAGCATCTCCCCGATATCGATAGTTCTTTTGGTAAAAAAGCCTTTTCTGGTGATTTTTAAAGAAAATGGCATTTTTATAATCCTCCCCTTTTTTCATACAGTCTATTATTTAATACAATTTCCTGCTTAGAATATAAATAAAGCCCCGGCCAGAATGTCGGAGCTTTATTAGTGTTTTCTTTTCAGCTTACGCCTAACTGGCTCGCGGTTATCACACCAAACCCGCCCATGGACTCCATGTATCCCCCTGCCAGTAGGGATTTACATTTCTACGTCAACAGATGATCTAGTCTTCTGTTTCTTTTATTATAATATAAACATCCAACATCAAGGTCAATTACTCATTTCGTTTTTTCTCTTAGATTTCTATGAATAGTACCTCTCCCATAATCTTTATATCATAGTGCCAAAGAATACACCCGTAGCTCAATCCCCTTATAATTGCAAGTCTCCACAACCTTACCACCACAACTAAGAATCACATGCTCGCTGGCAATGTTAGAAGGTTCACAAGCTATAGTAACATCTTTCATTCCCTGCTGTTTAAGCCATAACAAAAGCTCCTTAAGCATCCACTTTGCATAGCCATGGCCTCTATCGCATGGACGTACCGAATATCCTATCTGGAACTTCGGATCTGCTTCATATCTGTACTAGATCATGCCGATAAGATGTTCATCAGATTTTCTTATGCAAAAGAACTGCTGAGCGTGGCCTCCAATCTCCGCAGGCGCGCCTTCTGCTGCCCTCTGCCTGCAATTTTCAATGTACGCAAGCGGATTCTCAAATTTTCTAAGAGAGCCGCAGCCATCCATGTGATCTTCGCAGTCAATGAATTCCTGTCTGTATGCACTGATATCATCAGCATATTTGTCATCGGCTTCTACCAATTCAAGATCAGCCTCAGGTCTTTTCACTCTGGTAAAAAACTCCTTGTCATCTTCATGGTGGATATAAGCGCCGTTCTTAAGCTGCGTTTTCAAAGATGCTGGGTTATCCTTATGAACCGACATATAGATCTCGTCTTCCGGAATGATCTCCCATGCCTTTTCTATAGTCAGGCGCAGGCCTTCATTGGCATATCCTTTGCCGCGGTATTCTTTTTTGATTCCATATCCTATGTGTCCGGCGCCATTGGCAAGCGCTTCGCACAGGTGATGCCTGATCCTGAAAAGTCCTACGATCGTATCGCCATCCCACAGGAAGTATTCTGTTCCGGGAACATGTCCGGGAGAAAGGTTTATTCCATTGGATTTATCTATATATCCCGGGAGAATCTTCTTTTCAAACTCTTCGTATGAGCAACCATAATCCTTATTGGTGAAGCCGTTTTCGTCCTCTGGAAGCTGAGTAATAAACTCGTACTCCTTTTGCACATCTTCCATGTTTGCTTCTTTTAGATATACTTTTTTCATGGTTTTTATCCTTCTTTACTAGGGGCGTTTCTTTCAAGCCTGTATGTTATCAGTGTCATTTTATCATTCACAACCACTTCGCGGCCGAATCTTACGAATCCGCATTTTTCGTATAAGTGGCAGTTTCTCGGCTCCTGAAGTATTGTTTCAAGTATCCATTCCTTAACTTCCTGGTACAGTTCAAACGCAGCCTGTATGGCTTTGTAACCCATTCCCTGGTCCTGGTACTGCGGCAATATGAATAAGGGACTGATAAAAGAAATATGTTTTTCTTCAGGGTCATTGTGACCGAGGTTGATCGCTCCGACTCTATCGACGTCTTGCATTATGAAATAATACTGCCTGTTAGGTATGGCTGCTCTTTTCTTAATTCTTTCAAGAGTTTCTATTGCAGGACTACAATCATCATGGTACTTCTCATATAGGGGCATGAAGCTTTCTACCTGCATTTTGTGTAGTAGTTCGAGTTCATTTTCTTTTACCGGAATAAGGTCTATTTTTCCCATTATTTTTTTCTCCCGATCACTCTGTACCAGTTATACTTGAATTATTTTTTCTTTTCCAAAATAGTCTATATTAGAGACACTTTTGAAAATATTTGGATTTTCTGCCATCTTCTTCAAAAGACTCTACCAAATCAAATCCAGATTTTTCCAACACTTTAATAGATGCCAGGTTATCAGAATAAGTAAATGCACCGATAGATTTCAGATTAAACTTATTCTTTATATCTTCTAAAAATAGTAATGTTGTTCCCGTAATCTTAGTACCTATTGAATTCTTTCAACTTATATACCATAGGAATATACTTAATCCCATGCTTTTCTTGTTCCTCAGATATTCTTATGAATCTGAGGCTTGTATAAAATTTTTCGCCATAAGGAGACGAGTTAACGGTGATTTCATAAATATCGTCATTGTTTGACCTTATATCATTGCATATATACTCAAACAGCCTCTTTCCAATACCTTGCCTTTGGTAATCCCTATCGACAAAAGCAAGCATAATATGTGAAGTCTTTCGCATGGTCATTACTGCAACAATTTTCTTACCATCAAAAGCTCCATACATTTTGAACTGCCCAGTTAGACAGCCTCTTCTAAAATCATCATTTTTAATTATGTCATTTACAAAAGAGTCAACGCCTTCTTCAGAATAATCAGGGGCTTCAAACTCCATAAAAACACGTATGATAAGATCCAATGCATTGTCAATTTCATTTTCAGAAACAAGCTTAATATCCATCACATAGTTCCTCTAAATCTGCATCCTATAGAACAAACCTTCCCCTATAGGCGTTGTCTTTCTATATGGTTCACCTATTATATGAAACCCCGCTTTTTCATAGCATTTCACTGCTCGAGTATTCCATGATCTAACTTCCATATAAATCGTTTTTTCTCCAAAAACAACTTTTGATAATTCAATGGCCAATTTTACTATAGTCTGCCCATATCCTTTACCACACATATCCGGATGAACACCAACTCCGAGTACTACATCAGATTCTTTCTCTTTCAGATTTATGTATCCTACCAAAGATGTTCCATCATAAAACGAGTAGTAGTTATTACATGGATTTCCAAATCCAGAATGGTTCGATAGTTGCTCTTCATAGGGAATACTATTATAGATTGAATAATCTCCAGCATATTTCCAGTCAGATATTATGCTCTTTTCTACGTCAGTAGTCACATGATATTCCAACATAACATTTCCTCATCAAATGTTCATCCAAATCCCTTCATCATGGATCTCTGCATTTTCTACGCTTCTATAAAATCTCTGAGCTTCATCATTTCGTGCCATAAGTGCTATCAACATAGATGTACCTCTATTCTTCAGCTCTTCACGAAGCTTTGTAAGCATCATCTGAGCAACCTTAAGATGCCTTTTACTTTTGAGAACACATATCCAGTCAAGGTATGCTGCATAACACTCTCCATCATTTCGGCTTGATACGATTGAAGCATCAATTCTGCCAATAACAGCATCTTTCTCTATCGCAAGAAATGACACTGCATTAACAAACCTTTCATCTGAAAAAGAAGCTATAATTTTTTCCCTATACTCATCATCGGGCTCCCAGAAATATGTATCTGGCTCTTCCTGACGTAATCTCTTTTCATAATCTATCACTTTATCAACGTAATCTCTTGTAAATTCAACTATTTCTATCATTTCTATACCTTTTTCATTAATCCGAAAATTGTTACAAATCACATTCTTTTCATTTTTTCTATTGCCAGATCATGATTCTGTAAAGCCGCTTTTTCAAACCAGAATCTTGCTTTTTCCATATCTATAGCAGTCCCGGTTCCTTGTTCATAACAGCATGCCAGGTTATACTGACCATCTCTGTCGCCATCTTCTGCTGCCTTTGTAGTCCAGTATAGTCCCTGCTCTAGATCTTTTTCGACTCCAATACCTTCCAAATATGCATATCCAACCTGACATTCTGCAAGGGGATAACCTGTTTCTTTTGCTATTTTCAGATATTCAGATGTCCATTTTTCAAAATCCTCATTTTCCCAATACTTACCTAGAGCTCTACATCTGTCCAGCTCATCACACGGCTTATAATATCCCATCGTTAGATTATTCCTCTTTCGAATTCTTAAACATATGCCTTATCATACCATAGTGAAAATAGCTATTCTACTACATTTGTAATCTTTTATTAAATCAAAAATCAAACATACTATATGTTGACTTATTTTTACAAGCCAACTATACTTTTACTTAATATTTTTCAGAAAGCAGAAAAACTATGATACACAATGGACTCATCATTAATTCTATAGCCGCGAACGCGAGACCCGTGAATGCTCAGGGGTCTGTTTTTGTTGTTAATGATGAGGAAATATGGAGGAATGCGGTCTAATACTATAACTCCATAATAGATATGTTTATTAAGCCTCATCAGACTATATGTTTGATGGGGCTATTTTTTTACCCAGGAGGACAAACAATATGAAATCATCAAAGTCACAAAGCAATGAGAAAATATTACTATTCGGACATCTGACGTCAAAATTGGGTGACATCATTTTTGATTACGCCAACAAGATCGTCCTTGTATCTGCATTTACAAGTAAGCCTTGGGTACTGGCCTTGTATCAAAGCATGGAATATATTGTCGGGATCATCTTTAACATAATCGGGGGACTACTGGCCGATTTTGGTAATAAAAAGAAAATCATTATCATTTCAGATCTGTTTAGCGCTACTTTCTGCTTTATAGCAAGCTTTTTTGTCACATCAAACTATATGGCAGCTGCACTTATCATCGCTAATGGGCTTCTGGCACTGGTCTTTTCTTTTCAATCACCATGCTTTAGAGCTGTTATAAGTCAGATGATAGAAAAAGACAGGATCGTTAAATATAACTCCGTAAACAATGCCGGTATGGAGATCATAAACATCGTCGGTCCTATCCTTGGCATGGCACTTATGGGATTGGTCGGGGCAAGGGGAGCTCTACTTATAAACGCTGGCTCATTCTTCATTTCAGCTGTTTCCGAAGTCTTCCTAAACCCACTTAAACCAGAAGTCGAGAAAGCAAAGAAACCAGGATTAAAGGAACTGCCATCAGGAATCATATATGTATATAAGAAAAAGAATATACTTATCCAAGTCATAGTCTGTGCCTTCACAAATTTCTTTATCACCGTATATAACTTACTGGCACCTTATACTGAGATCCTCTACAAAGGAACATTTGACGGATATTATAGCAAGCTTCTTGTTGCTGATGCTATTGGTGGAATTCTGGGATCAGTTGTTAATACCAAGATTGCTGCAAATTATTTAAAGGACGGAGCTTCTCTTTTAAAAATGGAAGTACTGGTTGGACTTTCCCTGTTATTTATCCCTATTGCTGCATTATCAGGCAATCTCCTTATTGGACTTATCCCATACCTTTTGTTTAGTATGACCCTGGCTATGTATAACATAAATTTCATGTCATATATCCAGACCAGTGTTGATGAAGCTTTCCAAGGGCGCGTATTTAGCGTCATCTTCGCTTTTATCATGATATTTATGCCTGTTGGCTCATTCTTTTTCTCAGCTATAAATGTTACTAAAGATATACGTAGTTTTTATATTCCGGGAGTAGGAATAATTATTGTCGCAATTGTATGCCTCATCATTAATAGATATATGAATAGCGATGATGTTGAGAGAAAAAATGAGATTTAATCAGTAAATGAGTTGCAAAAAGTCCGGTTGGAAACCCAATCGGACTTTCTTTTGCTCATCTGCTCGTATGCTTTTATATTAAATCATTCAATTCAAAGCAATCTCATTAAACTCAAGCACATACGGACTGCCATCCCTCGGATCTGTTCTATCCTCATCATGAGAAAAAGAAAGGCCGCATTTCATCATAAGTTTATGAGATGCAATATTTTTCTTCCTGCATGATGCGACAAATTTATGTGCACCGCATTTTCTGGCCTCATCCATGAAAGCCGTCAGTATTTCCGTACCATATCCCTTCCCTACAAATTCAGGGCCTACGGCTATTCCGGTATCCTCATACACTCCCGGCTTAATCTCTTCCATCCCTGCAAAACCAATAGCTTTACCGGATCTCTTTTCATATACGAAAAAAGCATACTTTTCGACCTGTTGGAACTTCACAGACTTTCTGAGTCTTTCTTTTGCTTTTTCTATACTATCAGTAACAGTCCAGAGCATATATCTTGTACTTTCCTCATGTCGCCATAAGTTGTTATATATGTCATCTAAATCTGACTCCGTAGCCTTTTTTAACATCACATTCTTAGTTTCTATGGTAAAAGAGCTATAATCTGCCATTCCTCTTAATTTCTCATATGATTTTTTTATAAAACTATCTGCTGACAGCAACACATTTTTTAGACTGTCATACTCTATCAGCTTAAACGTATCTTTCAGATTGTTTATTCTTATTGATTTCACTTCATTAGGTCTTACAATATGCGGTTCCTGATCCTTATATTCAGCAAGGAAAAAGACTATTTGCCTTCTTACATCAGATCTATCTAAAAGGTCATACTCCTGAACCTCTCTAAATCCAGGTATAAGACTAAGCTCCAATCCGGTCTCTTCTTTTATTTCTCTGATAGCAGTCTCTTCCTCAGTCTCATCATTTTCAACATGACCTTTGGGTAGACTAAAAAAGCCGCTTGCCTCCTCAACCATAATGTATTTAATTTCCTCGCCGTCTATTGTAAATACTACTGCGCCGCAGGATTTATCAATTTGCACTTTATTCATTGTATATTTCTCCACTGTTTTAATATAAAAGGCATATACTCACGATTTCGCAAGCATATGCCTTATGATACCATAGTGAAAATGGCTATTCTACTGTTTTTCTAAGATAATTAATACTTTCGTTTACTTGCGCAGGCCCTCAATCTCATTCTGCAATTCCCCGAGAAATTGCATAGCAACTTCATCCAACAGATAGTAGATTTTTTTGTCTGTTATAAATACTTAAGACCCTTTTAATATGCAGCTTTACACATTCCAAGTCGCATATACGCAGTTCTGTCCTTCAACTTTATCAAACCCAATTGATGTATACAAACGAATTGCCGGAACATTATCAACATCTACCATCAAAGACATGCCCTTAGGATTGTTCAGTTCTATGGCTTTTGCAAGAAGTTTTTTGCCATATCCTTTTCTGCGGTATTCATCTTTTACAAACACATCATAGGGCTCATTTTCTTCATAATTCTTTGTGAGATCCAAATAGCCAACGACGTTATTTTCTTCAGTAGCCACCAAAACATAGAATCTGTCCGGTTCTTCCAGTACTCTTTCCCCGTTCCAGTAATTCGATGTATCATGGATTGCAAGATAACCTCTGATATATTTATCATCTATCAATTCGATTCCAGATATATCATCAATTTCCAAAATTTGCTTCAAAACCATTTTTTGCTGTTCTTCGCGGAAAAGCGCATTCTTTGTCTTTAAAATATTCCTGAGAATTTCATTACATGGATTAAAGGAAAAATCAATCTGGTAACCGTTAAAGTACTGTGACAAATAGGCAAACAGCTCAATATAGGCACCTTGTGACCTGGACAGTCCCATAGTTTCTTCTACATACTTTTCATCATCTATAACAAGAAGAACGAATAATCCGATTATTTTCTCTTTATCAAAAACTGCAAGTACACGATCATCCGCATTATGAACAGCCCTTTCAAGCTTCTCCTCTATCAAATCAGAATCCAGGAGAGGCTGTGAATAATCTTTGTCAGCGTTTATTTGACGTGCAAATGCTACATATTTTTCAATTTCCGATGTTACTGTTACTAAATGCTCCACGTCTCTTACCTTCATCTCTCTATCTTCTTAAAAAGTCTTGCGCTCCAGAAATTCATATTGAGTTCATCAATATAAAAATGGAATATAGCCTTCCAGTTTTTCGTAGCAGTGCTCAGAACCATATATTCTGCCTCTGCTTTGACAGCGTTCTCAGCAAATCTAAAAAGCTTCTCTCCAACTCCTTGGGAACGCTTCTCGGAAATTACATACAGTTCTTCTACTTCGAAGAATGGAGTCCCCTCTGGTATTATTGATTTCATCTGCTTAGATTCACAAACTTTACCAAAAAGATACCCAATAATAGTACCATCGTCCTCTGCAAGAAATATTCTATTGCCTTCAATATCTGATTTATCATTTGGACGATATCCGTAGCAACTGTTCTCTGCTGCCCAGTCCTCTGAAAAACTGATTAGTTTAGCCAGAACGTCTTCGTTTAAATCTACTTCATGAATAAGCATCATATCCTCCAACTAAAGTGATTATTATCAATTCCTAACAATAAAAACATGCTCATCTTTGCTGTTTACCGCTTCATATAGTTCAGGAAGTCTATTCGCCATCTGCAACTGCTCCCTTCACATTTCCCTTTATACTTAACAGGGAATTTATCAGTTCAGGATCAGGCAACGCCGCAAAAGCTCCTTTTCGGTACTTTTCTATTATGTCAGATGTATCTCTCACACCATTTTCTGCGGTAAAGTCAGACAGTGAATAAACGTAAACGCCCTTTTCATCCTTATCTACAAACCAGATCTGTTCCTTTCTGAAAAGGCGTTTGCAATCCATAAGGTTAATATCGTGTACTGTGAAGATCATCTGTGCATCAGTATTGAGCTCATTATTAAACATAGCGACGGTGGCTCTTGTAAGTTTAAAATGAATACTGCTATCCAGCTCATCTACTACCAAGATTCGTCCCTGCTCAAGCGCTTCAATAACATAACTTGCCATTGCTGCTATCTTTTTAGTTCCTGTAGAATCAAATAACATACTTGGAACCTGAACGCCCTTATATGTAGAAACCAGTCTGATCTGATCCATTACACTATCTGGAACATCCAGCACTTTTTCCTCAGGCTTTTCATCAGCGTCACCAGCATTAAGCTTTACATTTCCCATTTCCACATATTCAAAATTGCCCATGTAAAGATCTGCATTTTTAATAAAATCAACAACTTTCTGCTGTAGCTGATTCTTGTTTTTCATAAGGTCGATGGTATGCTCCATAGGGATGTTATTCATATTGATAACATCTATCTTTTCAGCAAAACCAACCAGAACTTCCTTCATCTCATTGAGTGCCTTAAATTTTGTAGAATCAATAAGGTGGAAAATAACATTATTCTTTGCAACAACAGGCATCATTGTCAAAAGCTCTGTATCTATGCACTCATATTCTTCATTGAGAGTATCGCGTTTTAGCCAGCACACTTCTTTTTCGTTATTGTACTGATCTTTCAACACCTCTATAAATGATTCAAAGACGTAAGCCTCTTTCTTGACATCGTACTTGAAATCATACGAGAACTTTCTTCCACCTGATAAAAAAGTGACTCCAAGTTCACAGATATCGTTGTCTGTAAAAATATTTGACATAAGGCCATTTTTCTTATTCAGTAAAACGCTTTTTATAGCTTTAATACACCTTATAAGGCAGGTTTTTCCTGCATTATTAGGGCCATAGATTCCAGCTGTCTTAAGGACATTAAAGTTATTTTCTTTATGTACATTTGAGGCAAATTTTTTATTACGCATATCAGCTTTCATTGAGAAAGCAATCTGTTCATCAAATGCGAAGCAGTTTTTTGCCCTAATCTCTATAATCATAGCCGTTCCTCCGTTAAGGATTTTTACTATTGTTCACTATGATTATAACATTATCATATTTTTCATGCAATTATTTTGCATAAATAATATATGGACATTTCATAAATCAGTTTTACTGCGTTATAATTCTATAATCTGATCAAATCCTGTATCATCACTATCAATGTGAGATATCTTAATGACCATTTTATCAGGATCACTCAACAGCTCTTTTTCCAAATCCTTAAGCAGTGCCTTGGTTTCAACGTCCAGCCCGGCATCAATCTCATCCAGAATAACCAGCGATACATCAGATTCCATCATGCACTTCATCATGAAAAGCTTCTTCTTTTCACCTCCGGAAAGGGTTGCTCCATTTTCTTCTATAACATCAATCTCTGGGTTCAGATTCAGTTTCTTACGCATTGCCGCTATTTCATCCTCACTGTAATCTGAATGAGTTACATTTCTAAGATAATCTTCGACGCTTTCATTAAGTATAAGTTCATCCTGCGAAACGTAGCATATTTCTTTATAAAAAGAGCATGAATCATACTCAGAAAATGGTATATCATTGATAGATACCTGCCCGTTTGACGGCTTATATAAGCCTAGGATCATCTTAAGTATTGAGCTTTTACCGCTTCCATTTTCACCACGGATCAGGACATTATCGCCCTTATTTATATCAAAAGAAATATTGTTCATGATCTTCCTGTCATCGATTTCGAGCGTTACGTTTTCAAAACTGATATTCTCGATATCACTTATCTCTTTTCCGGAAATAATGGGAATATCCATAAGCTTTACAACATTGTCAAAGGCAGGAATATTCTTGATGATCACCTGGATCTGGCGCTGAACTCGCCCGCTGACAGCAAGAATAGTATTTGTTATAAAAAGGACTGTTACAAGCTTTCCGCCACTTACGTTCGATGTCAAAAGCAGCATGCCGGCAACTATAATGTATATAAGGTCAGTAAAGCTTTTTTCTATTGTCTCAAAGAACGCAGATTTTCCTTCGGCTTTCTCAGAGAGTTTCATAAAACTATCATGTATTTTTTTATTCTTAGTCAGATAATAATCTTCTAAACCGTTTGTACGAGTAGCTTCAACCATATCCACCGTCTCGTATACCTGCGCAGTATCTTGTTCATGCGCTTTGTCGCAAAGCTCATAATTACCTAATATGCCACGGCCTGTTATAAATGATGTTCCGAGTGTAAATGCAATCCCTAAGACTAACGTTATACCTGCAGGAATGCTATACCAAAAGGCAATTATCAAAAAAGCTATAACCGTAAGCGTATTAACAAAGCCCCCGACAGAATAAATCACTGCAATCGCAAACGCAGTATATGTCTGTCCTGACAGGACATATTTAAATTTGTCCTTGGACTTTTGAACATACTCCATGTACTCGCTTCCCCAAAGTACTTTGTATATCTTTTGTCTCATGTTCCATAAAAGATCATTGCCTATACGGATATACAGCCTGGTATTTAACCCTGATAAAAGAGATAAAAGAAAATAGCCGATAACAAACAGCAGCACAGCTATCGCAAAGGTATACACTGCTTTATCCGTTTCCAGCATATCGATCATGGCATTTATACCAAGCGGTATTGCCATCTCAACTGCGATCAATGCCATCATTACTACAAAGGCACCAAATAGTAATCGCTTATTTGATGCAAACATCATTTTTACAATTTTAAAATAGCTTTTCATAAGTCCCGAATCCCCCTTTACTACTGCGTTCAGGCTCTAAATCTACCATTCAAAATTGCAAAAAACAAGGCTTTAAATGCTGTATTTATCTGTGGTATAATATATATAGAAAGAGTAATGGCGCCACGCTAAGTGACGCCACTTTTTATTCCTGTTTAATCTTCCCGTCCCCAATATACATCCGCTCTGTAGCAATCCTGTCCACAAACACCTTATCATGCGAAGTAAATACAAGTGTCCCCTCATATTCGATCAGCATTTTCTCCAAAGCCTCTACAGATGGTATATCCAGATAATTCGTCGGCTCATCCAGTATCAGCAAATTCACATTCGATACAAAGAGCATGGCAAAAGACAGCTTCATCCGCTCACCACCCGAAAGCTCTGATGCCTTTTTGTTCATATCTCTTTCTGATAGCAAAAGACGTGCCAGTACAATCCTCGAAAGACTCTCGCTCTGGATACTGACTCTGCGCACATTTTCAAGAACGGTTCGATCAAGGTCGATCTGGGACATGTTCTGCTTGGCATATCCTATTTTGGCTCCTGGGACTACGTATACTTTTTCTCTATTATTTATTAGTTCCAGTAAAGTAGTCTTGCCGGCTCCGTTACCGCCCAGTAGCGCAACCTTACTTCCATTCTTGATCATAAAATCTGCATCGTCGAATATAACGTGGTCATCATAGGCAAAAGAAATATGTTCTCCACGGATCACTATGGGATTTCTTGGCGGATTGGTCAGTCTGAAATCAGGTCTTACTGTAAGTTCTTCTTTGGGCTTTTCTTTAACCTCCATATGTTCAAGGCGTTTTAGGACATTTGTGGCACTTCTTTCTATTCCACGGGCTTTGTCCTCAGGTTTTCTATTTCCAATGAACGCTCTAACCTTTACTTCACTTGCTGACATGTTCTTGGGCTTTTTATCTACAGTTTTAGCCTTAGCTTTTTTCTCAACGTAAACGCTTTGAAGCCTCTTTTTTTCAGCCTGATAGTTCTCGTATTCGGCCTGCTGAGTCTTTCGCTGTTCTTCTTTTTGAACAACATATTCATCATAATTTCCGCTATAGTTCTGAAGTTTGCCAAAAGAAATCTCTACGATCCTGTCACATATTTCATTAAGAACGGACCTGTCATGGCTGATCACGACCAGTGTTTCTATTTCGTTCAGTCTTTTTTTGAGCATTTCCACACCGTTATAATCCAGATTTGATGTGGGTTCGTCGAGAAATGCCACTGCATGTGGACTTGAAAAGAGCTGTGCAAGTCTTATCCTGGTATCTTCTCCGCCGCTAACATTTTCCTGCCAGATGTGGTCTGCAACTCCCATCTTGCCGGCTTCTGCATAGTCAGTTTCAAAGTATTCACTGTCTGAGCCAAACTGTTCAAAAAAAAACGGAATACAATTGCTCGAAACTGTTCCTTTGGTTGGTTCCAGCTCCCCTGCCAAAATTTTGAGAAGCGTGCTCTTGCCTGCGCCATTCATCCCAACAAGTCCAACCTTCTCGCCCTCATACAGATAGAACCTGTCGAAATCCAGTACGGTCTGTTCTCCATAGGAATGGACTATATTCTCTGCTTTTATCAATAAATGTCTCGCCATATAAGTCTCCCTTTTCAGCTAAAAAATAAGCCTATCCTGCGTACGCAAAATAGACTCACACAAAAAGACCTATATATAAATAAAGGCTTCGAATGCATGATAATCCAATTTAAGCGTACACATAATACCGCTGCATAAGCAGCAGCCATCATCAACATGTTCACCTAAATCAAATTATCTAATAATCATTCAGTCACCTCTGCGAAAAATCGCCCTTTCTTTTATTCAACTGCATGATATCACATATATAGATCAAATACAATCATATATCCTATATCGAGGCTTCACGAGTTGAAAAAACGTTACAGTTCAGACGCTAGATTGACACACAACCCTAACGATTAAAAATCACATATTAAATTGGCTACAAACCCGTTACAGTTCAGACGCTAGATTGACACACAACCCTAACGATTAAAAATCACATATTAAATTGGCTACAAACCCAGAAAAAATCTGACTTTTTCTGGGTTTCCTATTG
Coding sequences within it:
- a CDS encoding MFS transporter — encoded protein: MKSSKSQSNEKILLFGHLTSKLGDIIFDYANKIVLVSAFTSKPWVLALYQSMEYIVGIIFNIIGGLLADFGNKKKIIIISDLFSATFCFIASFFVTSNYMAAALIIANGLLALVFSFQSPCFRAVISQMIEKDRIVKYNSVNNAGMEIINIVGPILGMALMGLVGARGALLINAGSFFISAVSEVFLNPLKPEVEKAKKPGLKELPSGIIYVYKKKNILIQVIVCAFTNFFITVYNLLAPYTEILYKGTFDGYYSKLLVADAIGGILGSVVNTKIAANYLKDGASLLKMEVLVGLSLLFIPIAALSGNLLIGLIPYLLFSMTLAMYNINFMSYIQTSVDEAFQGRVFSVIFAFIMIFMPVGSFFFSAINVTKDIRSFYIPGVGIIIVAIVCLIINRYMNSDDVERKNEI
- a CDS encoding GNAT family N-acetyltransferase yields the protein MDIKLVSENEIDNALDLIIRVFMEFEAPDYSEEGVDSFVNDIIKNDDFRRGCLTGQFKMYGAFDGKKIVAVMTMRKTSHIMLAFVDRDYQRQGIGKRLFEYICNDIRSNNDDIYEITVNSSPYGEKFYTSLRFIRISEEQEKHGIKYIPMVYKLKEFNRY
- a CDS encoding tetratricopeptide repeat protein, which translates into the protein MGYYKPCDELDRCRALGKYWENEDFEKWTSEYLKIAKETGYPLAECQVGYAYLEGIGVEKDLEQGLYWTTKAAEDGDRDGQYNLACCYEQGTGTAIDMEKARFWFEKAALQNHDLAIEKMKRM
- a CDS encoding GNAT family N-acetyltransferase → MLEYHVTTDVEKSIISDWKYAGDYSIYNSIPYEEQLSNHSGFGNPCNNYYSFYDGTSLVGYINLKEKESDVVLGVGVHPDMCGKGYGQTIVKLAIELSKVVFGEKTIYMEVRSWNTRAVKCYEKAGFHIIGEPYRKTTPIGEGLFYRMQI
- a CDS encoding GNAT family N-acetyltransferase, whose protein sequence is MGKIDLIPVKENELELLHKMQVESFMPLYEKYHDDCSPAIETLERIKKRAAIPNRQYYFIMQDVDRVGAINLGHNDPEEKHISFISPLFILPQYQDQGMGYKAIQAAFELYQEVKEWILETILQEPRNCHLYEKCGFVRFGREVVVNDKMTLITYRLERNAPSKEG
- a CDS encoding GNAT family N-acetyltransferase, which produces MKKVYLKEANMEDVQKEYEFITQLPEDENGFTNKDYGCSYEEFEKKILPGYIDKSNGINLSPGHVPGTEYFLWDGDTIVGLFRIRHHLCEALANGAGHIGYGIKKEYRGKGYANEGLRLTIEKAWEIIPEDEIYMSVHKDNPASLKTQLKNGAYIHHEDDKEFFTRVKRPEADLELVEADDKYADDISAYRQEFIDCEDHMDGCGSLRKFENPLAYIENCRQRAAEGAPAEIGGHAQQFFCIRKSDEHLIGMI
- a CDS encoding GNAT family N-acetyltransferase, which gives rise to MIEIVEFTRDYVDKVIDYEKRLRQEEPDTYFWEPDDEYREKIIASFSDERFVNAVSFLAIEKDAVIGRIDASIVSSRNDGECYAAYLDWICVLKSKRHLKVAQMMLTKLREELKNRGTSMLIALMARNDEAQRFYRSVENAEIHDEGIWMNI
- a CDS encoding DUF4299 family protein gives rise to the protein MPFSLKITRKGFFTKRTIDIGEMLENCKFKFGTYNDFYVLDEGKHQNNSCILYNPQHIGRGIYFDGNNDALVEMSINTPTSQYEIEDFFALAKEICRQYKSFDILNVEDNKKFSLEELLGIKDDFIKFNYDELQKGIEKSDFGERAWIMTATMWPIWIDKHMGDKMRESKDLTVFSKLLHDKQNMDTYYAKPSLMRNEVDNSILAIYTLTEDCPSIFPMNFNDFISASNPQNPIRADKGMIRFFIFSENRPLDGMWDYEEFIKYVMERGATKYDDAHILIPEYNKAGIEEMTNSILRHA